The region TTGTCCGACGGTAACGATCAACTCTTACACCAGGATAAACAACACCGTCCAAGGCAAGGAGGGCTGTACCGATCTGAACATCGTCATAAACTCGCACGTCCAAAACACGAATGTATTCAAGCACCCGCCACCCTCCACCGGAAATTATGGATCAGCGACCAAGCCGCCTAGTGAGCGTTACCCAGGAAGCGGTCTGAACCCGGGTACTTACGCTCCTCCTTCAGGCGGTTATGGTTCTTCCGGCGGAGGTTACGGCACGTTTCCTTCCGGCAGTGGGCAGTACCCGGAAGGATTGCACGAGCAAAGTGATTATCAAAACGTTCCTCTCGACGATGGTCAGAGCCTTCAAGGCGTGCTGCAAGACGGTCAGTACGATCAGCAATTCCCAGGGACGGCGACTTTTGAGGTCTTCCAACAGACTCAAATCAACGTTGGCTCCCAGAACGATGTGTCAGACGCAGAAGGTGCTTTCGAACCAGATACTCCAGGTGACCCTCTCAGCCCAGGTGATAGTTTAGCTGACGATCCCTCTGCTCCTGATGCTGGAGTAGCGGATAGTCCTTTGAATCCTGGTGCAGCACCGGGAAGTCTTGCGGATGAAGGAGTTGCGGATGATCCAGGTGGTTCAGGAGTGGCAAGTGACCCTGCGGTGGGAGGTGGAATCCCATCTATTCCTTCTCTAGGTGGAATTCAGGCACCGTTGGGGGATGAGGAGATTCCAGCCAATGTGGCGGCGGATGCTGGTCCGGAAAACGCGGCTGCGGATGTTCCGATATCCTCAGGAACCGGTGGCTCTTCCGGAATACAATTACCCGCCGTTGGAAATCCGTTGTCGGGTATAACAGGTCAGCTTTCGGATGCTGTTGGGAATCTCGGCTCCCAAAACGGGAATGGAGGGCTTGGCCCAGGATCCGTTCTCggtgacgacgatgacgacgatgacgatgacgatgacgaccTGATGGACCTGATGCCCTTCAGTATTATGGAGTCTATAACTTCGATGATTCcctattttacatttttgagTCCGTTGAATTATGGCTTCTTCAGCATCGCGATGACGCCTCTCGCCGTTGCTGCGGCCGGTATTTTTGGGCTGGCAGCGTTTTTCATTCCCTTTGCATTTCCAACCGTTTTAGGTTACGGACGGGCAACTAATCGGGTTAAGATCAAAGTCAGGCCCACGCTTGAGGACATGGTCAAACAGTCGATTCATAAGTACAATAATTGGAACGAGTGGAAGAGCAGACGAAAGAAGCGAAAAAGATGAATTTAAAAGATAGGGAAAGCGCAAGCTACATCGTTAAAAGTGAAATGGTCGCAGGACTTTGACATCCTGTGAAAGTGGTACACAATTACATAGGTGTACGGTATAATCTCGAAATGCATCGCTGCTCTCAAAGtctttaattaatattttaggTTAAGGAAATGCCTGCGTAACTTTCTAAGTGTACTAcataataatcaaattttagAGTACTTCATGACGCTGTGCTACTGAAATTAATTgtacaataaaattctattCTACAAGTCCACCGTCCCTCTCCCAAGCCCATATAATTACTTGACCATGGCTAAATTTAATgtctttataattaaatttcattcctCTATAAAATTATACCATTACCATGTAATTCCAGTTGAAATTACTTCCCTGTACTGTAAACTCGATCATTCGATCAAGTCCCAGCAGTCTTTGTGGGTCAGTAATTCCTATTGCCATACCAGTACGATATCGAGTATATTATCGTCTTGACACTATAACTTCATTACCTaagaaaatcattaaaaaataacggTATCGATCCGTACATAATTAGATTTAACGCACCACGACGTCTGTGTGCATCACAATTCTCGCACATCGTGTGTCGAAGATGTAATTACGTTTTAATGCCTGTTTATAAGTGTAATATTCTCGATTACTAGCATTTAGAACGCTTGTTTCACGTTGTAAATTAGATCGTTTCCGTCTTCAATGATCCTTGTGACCTGATAAATTTCACAGTCAGTATCACAATTGATCAAGTTATTCACAGAATTTCTTTACACGACAGGACAATGACTAAACTCGTCGTATACccgaaaattattctcaataGCCTGTCAATAATGGTAAGCCCGAAGTCTACTAGGTCAGTTTTTTCTACGAACGTCTGATACGCACAATTATAGAATGTACCGCGGCATTAGAAGCTGGAAATATGCGCTGATCTACTTTTACACAGAGTGTGATTGACCGATTATTACAGTGGTGAGTACTTCTACTCAAATTAGGTATCCAGAGGTTTTCGCTAGGAATTCGTTATTGGTGGAATTATAATTAAGTAATAAAATGCTACGCCTAGTTTTTTCAAGCGTACAAATGCACATCGGGCGTAGGTGCTCGAGATTGTTGTGTAACGGCTGttcgatataattttcataagATAGTATTACACTACCttaattgttgaatttattattcatttcttcaacgttaattagaaatttaattACGCTACAATTTTATAACTTGGCTACTTGGTCCTCGTAAGAAAGGTAATTTGTGTAAAACTAACATGGTTTCATTGTCAGGTACAATTTAATTAATGCCTTTACCGTACGCTCTTTTGGAGAGgctgttattaaaaaattagctCGGGTTGAATCAGTTGGAGTTTATAGTCGATAGTGAAAttagtttaattaattttatactgAAGTTTCTATATCACATAGAAGGTACCTAATAAATGGTCATCGACCAAATAGTAATTTAATgtttagataaaaaaaacaacatgtATTATAGAACGATCTTTACGTTTGAACAAATAAACGGTTATCCCGATTATTAGAATTTTGTTCCTTTGCCGCCCGAAGTAGTAGgtaatcaaaataaaattcaacacaGGCCCCGCAGATGAAAAGTGCGCTTTACTTAcgagattattttatttcagaatcGATGTTTCGAAGTCTCAGCGGGATGCTACAGACCTTCCTGACATGAAGCAGTCTCTGAGAACTGTGGCAACGCAGTTACTCAACGTGACTGATCCTAATGAATCTCCAAAGACGACGGTCGACCTGAAGAACGAAGCTGGCAGGACGAGCGCGCCGAAGAGGCTCATTACCGTCGGAAAGATCgggaaatttggaaatacAGCAAGCACTGATGCGAAGTCGAAAACGGAGGACCCGGACCTTCTTATAAAGGAGATAAACTCGGAAATAAGTTCCATGGAGTCTATCGGCGTCAGTTTTGGACGACCTATGAACTCGAAGTTTGGTTATTTCGAAAGTAGCCACCCGGGGCTTGCAATGGCCGTGACAGATGAGGAGTTGGAGAAGGAATTGTCCTCGAGACGAGACGTGATTGGCTACAAAAACCAGCTAACCACCCCCGGCGGAATATCGACCTGGATTCTCTTGAACCCACCAACGACAACGCCGAAATCTGTACAGCAAGAGGCGAAGAAACCTGTAGACACAGTCAACAAATTCGCCGTCAAGCCGACGTCTTCTATCGAGAAGATAAAGGTTGATCAACAGGGCCAGAAGAAACCGATTGCAATAGTAGAAAAGGTAATGCCAACAGAGTCCTCAGGAAAGTTGGCGACAAATAAGGTTAAGCCCGCTCCGAGTAACTCTAGAAATGGTCCGAAAACGACAACTGCAAAACCGCAAGTGGCGCAGACGACACCTAAGAAAGCGACTGTCAAAGCTGGACAGTCTGCTGCAGAAGTTACGACCCCGAAGACAGCTGTGATGACGTCAACACCAACTCCAACCGTGGAAAAGAGCAACTTCCCCACAACGGAAAAAGTACTGACAGtgacgaagaaaattttccaagtccAAAGAACAACCCAGCAAAAGTTGGTGACGTCTACGACCACCGTTAGGTCAACGCCAAAAATAACGAAGGGAAATCTGAACCGAACCAGATTTCCAGCCAGAACTACGACAGCGAAACCGGCGAACAAACCTGAAACAGTATCCACAACTAGGATTGAGAAGGTGACGTTTAAGCCGGTTCAAATGATACAAACGCCGAAGGATGAGACGATAATAGAGAGGCCCACCTTTGTAGCGAAGATAAAGACGCCTGTCCCTGTGGAAATGCCGAAAAGCACTCCGGCGCCAGCTCCGAAAAGCACAACACCGGAGATCAGAGAAACGACGACGGTTGCAAAGACTGATTTCACGGGGTCTGATCTCGTTGAAGTTCCCGTCCAGACGAAACCTCCGATAACGAAGATAAACAACGTCTTAAAGGCTCAGATGAAGAAACCAATCGACGAAGCACCAAAGATCGAAGATCCAGTCTTGAAGAGTAAGAAACAGAGCGCTGACGAGAAAGTTGATGCCTTGAGTGATCAAGCTATCTCCCAGGCACTGAACAATTCTCAGATCGATCTCAAGTTTGACTTCAATCCTGAACtgacgaaaattgaaataaagtcTCCACCAGAAGAGCCGTTATTGAGCACGACTACGAAAAAACCGAGAAGAAGTTCGCAAAAGCGGCGAAGAAACAAGAACAAGGCGAAGCGACGTAGGCCTTCCACCTCGACCACGGAAAGCAGTGAAGTTACGACGGAACTAATCTCCAGTGAAACAGCTCTTCAAGAATCCAAGGTGGAGCCTGAGACGAAGGAAGTGAACGCgacgaaaacgaagaagaaacaagTCGAGAAACCGATCGGTACGCAGATTTATAATTACTTGAGCCGAGAAATCATGCCAAGCTTCGGAGTTGTGTCTTTGGTTGGTCTGGGACTGGGATTAGCTTCTTATTTTCTGTATCCGTTCGGAGGTGGAATTGCACGCAGAAATTACGAGGTCGAGCCGAATTACAAATACAACCTTGGCGAATATGGCGGCAATTATGGCCAAAGTGAGGAAGAAGTATTCTCTAAGGTCATTCAAGGTATGACGAATCACGAAGCAAAGTATGGGGGCGCCAAGGATTACGACAATTATTATCGATACCAGAAGTTTGGAGGTCCCGCTATCACTGACACGAAGCTGACGAAGAGAATTGATCACAGATATCCCACGTCTTCATCCGAACTGTCGTATAAACCGCTCGAAAATAACTACGacatgaaatataaaaacacTGAATTCAAGTATCCCGAAGTTTCGACGACGGCAAATTATTTCGAACGACAAAAGCAGTCTGGCTACACCGTATCGGCTGACGGAGACCCGGATCGTCAATTTGTTGTCGGTAGCGTCCCTAAGGAGTACGGCTACGTCGAAAGCCCAGTTGTTGGCCAGAAGACGCCAACATACGGTGGAAACGGAGACGGCCAGACCCAGTTTGAGCAGGACGTTGCACAGAACTACGCTTTTCCAAAAAATCCAGCAAATATTCCTCCGTTGCAATCGTACGGACAACCGGAAGCGTTGCCCTTGAAGAGCGACACCAATTACGAGGAGATCGAGATCACGCCTACGGCAGTCGCGGTCGAACACGGTCCCAGAGCTCTGAAGGTCAAAAGGTCGATAGACGAAGAACACTCGCGTGCACATCCACGATTCCGAAGGGAGTCCGTTATCCAAGTGATACCACCTAGCGGTACCCTAGCAGTGACCGAAAAAGAGGAGAACTTGAGCAACGAAATATTCGACATCCTAGACCTGATGATTCCGGGCAAAGGCGAGGCTCGGAATGTCAAGGACCACACGATGTCGAACGCTATTGACCACGACGAGAAGATCGAGAAGAAGAGGGAGGGAGAAAAGGCAAAGATAGGCGACAGTACCACGGAGAAAATTGTGGAACACGAGGGCGAGAAAACCAGCGAGAAATTGGTGTCACCGACCGTCATACCGACGATGAGTCCCACGGAGACATCATCGAGCATTAATTCGCTCTCGACAACCGCGTCGCAAGAGGCTAAAGTGATTACCACGACACCAGCTGCGTTCAGCGAAGAAGCACCGACCGAATCACAGACCAAAGATGAGTCGACTGACGATACGGCAACGGAAACTGAGGGACAGGATCTCGAAGAGGCGACTGTAGAGTGGATAGACGCAGCGACGACTACCGAAAAGGCGGACAAACCGGAAGAATCGGGCTTCAACGTATTCGAATTCGTTAGGAAGGTCGCGGAAATTAAGTTCAGGTTGGGATTGACCATACTGAAACATGCGAGCGAAGGTTTCGCGCGATATTTAGGCGGTGTTCAGAAGAGAATCAATGGCGAGGAATGACCGCCATGTGATACGGAGAGGAGAAGCAGACTGTGGGTCGAATTAACATTACACGTACTATTATAGTGAAATCACTTTGAAActaataatgattttattcgcGTTGGACTTATTATTGATGAGTATTTGTCACGGTAATCATGCGAGTAGTTAATCGGCATAGAGTAATTataatcggtttttttttttgccatcgtGAACTTATCGAATACAAGTCACAGCGACGATGTGGCATTACGGTgtagttttattatttgtaaaagATGAGCTCGAGCACCGATCCGATTACTGTGCTCGAGTTCATTTTGTAACAAGgccatgaatttttcaatatctttttcaaatgaatatctaAACCAGGCTCATTTCAATCAGGCAATGGGAAATTCTGGCGTTCAAGCTCTCTTTGTTTGTAAGAAACTttgaagaggaaaaattaaaaatttcttatcgacgaataacaaattatacattgtCACATAGTATATTatgatatag is a window of Neodiprion fabricii isolate iyNeoFabr1 chromosome 6, iyNeoFabr1.1, whole genome shotgun sequence DNA encoding:
- the LOC124184531 gene encoding uncharacterized protein LOC124184531, which translates into the protein MRFKLLKLATVLLIAGSSYGRPQKLEVSRNLQPEVEDLNTETWRPVQRGVNFAQEPKPVVKDLPQIVEGNSRIDVSKSQRDATDLPDMKQSLRTVATQLLNVTDPNESPKTTVDLKNEAGRTSAPKRLITVGKIGKFGNTASTDAKSKTEDPDLLIKEINSEISSMESIGVSFGRPMNSKFGYFESSHPGLAMAVTDEELEKELSSRRDVIGYKNQLTTPGGISTWILLNPPTTTPKSVQQEAKKPVDTVNKFAVKPTSSIEKIKVDQQGQKKPIAIVEKVMPTESSGKLATNKVKPAPSNSRNGPKTTTAKPQVAQTTPKKATVKAGQSAAEVTTPKTAVMTSTPTPTVEKSNFPTTEKVLTVTKKIFQVQRTTQQKLVTSTTTVRSTPKITKGNLNRTRFPARTTTAKPANKPETVSTTRIEKVTFKPVQMIQTPKDETIIERPTFVAKIKTPVPVEMPKSTPAPAPKSTTPEIRETTTVAKTDFTGSDLVEVPVQTKPPITKINNVLKAQMKKPIDEAPKIEDPVLKSKKQSADEKVDALSDQAISQALNNSQIDLKFDFNPELTKIEIKSPPEEPLLSTTTKKPRRSSQKRRRNKNKAKRRRPSTSTTESSEVTTELISSETALQESKVEPETKEVNATKTKKKQVEKPIGTQIYNYLSREIMPSFGVVSLVGLGLGLASYFLYPFGGGIARRNYEVEPNYKYNLGEYGGNYGQSEEEVFSKVIQGMTNHEAKYGGAKDYDNYYRYQKFGGPAITDTKLTKRIDHRYPTSSSELSYKPLENNYDMKYKNTEFKYPEVSTTANYFERQKQSGYTVSADGDPDRQFVVGSVPKEYGYVESPVVGQKTPTYGGNGDGQTQFEQDVAQNYAFPKNPANIPPLQSYGQPEALPLKSDTNYEEIEITPTAVAVEHGPRALKVKRSIDEEHSRAHPRFRRESVIQVIPPSGTLAVTEKEENLSNEIFDILDLMIPGKGEARNVKDHTMSNAIDHDEKIEKKREGEKAKIGDSTTEKIVEHEGEKTSEKLVSPTVIPTMSPTETSSSINSLSTTASQEAKVITTTPAAFSEEAPTESQTKDESTDDTATETEGQDLEEATVEWIDAATTTEKADKPEESGFNVFEFVRKVAEIKFRLGLTILKHASEGFARYLGGVQKRINGEE